The following coding sequences lie in one Chitinispirillales bacterium genomic window:
- a CDS encoding Ig-like domain-containing protein — protein sequence MKKLYRYLSMSLILFILALPEDVAAAVDCSEIVEWKDACHNPGTQVKHKDKVYQNNLSGQICFGEPGVSANWTYVADCLPPINVTAISVSPSGEVFAARGGASVQFNANVTVSPNEEQYKAVDWSVTGSNPSGASSITNGGVLTVGADETATSLTVKATSKENNTKSATVTVSVVDMSITSVSVDPSTIELERGGDAYKFSAIVVQMYGAPETVTWTIEGNNSLETSIDGDGYLSIDISESANEITVIATSTFDGLKFGTATVSVVNVGTPAVTKVEISPKTVTIPNGGQRQFDAVLSKVYDDGDLDGVIWSISNATPVYAAGTYIDENDGTLYVDFEETATTIKVIATSIFDATQKDEATVNVVGVITGVTISPKTASVKSEKSLNFTVEVGKSGLFTGDVIWGIDGNSSASTMLSNQSNTGATLTVGPASSESASQINVWVKSTEDGDKSDMSVITIQRLFNCAIITSFPIDWWFDLKAGDIYKADDKVYKVKNNGGVSGKNDGKVETISNWQNYFEFIGECAPTITVTSVSVSPSSASAAKSKTLQFTASVAVNPNDNEYKSVTWSVSGKTSAQTEINSSGLLTVGADETATSLTVTATSKENTAIKGSATVNIIEGEVTSIIISPDEISLDRFNKIGDGDTKTFTASVIVDPITANNGVIWAVLNSAKSSIAPNGVFTLAQDEEENEIIIEATAIADPSEKAQAIVTNSKIKTLSIEPLYQEIATNAETVNFDLNVQTTGLYTGAVTWNIISSVKTGTVLTPTANGAELKIAADETAVSIEVEARSIEDTDKSYIAKVVITGNTPTVNDVTIEANDGYIVEKGKNLALDVTVDGVNIEGDDVIWKITTQGHADGTSVSGDKDGAILTVAANETIRTIKVKASSKEFPEKSDEVTITVKAVWGVTVSSTPSSVTSVERGKSQRFSESVDATGEASQEVLWSIEGSTNAATTISIDGLLQVAADETAVSIKVTATSKFDPTISGEATVTIAKPDVESVKILPNDDFCIKGQTLSFTTEVLPAAADQGIEWSIIGKESAATTINDGVLSVGADETANEITVVAKSSVNAREDRVKINIINGVVTKFEIQDKEITLIKNQTHQFSVDIEVEPVSGTGVDWAIISNNSNSTISEDGLFTLAQNEELDTIEIEAASKIDPSKKDRAIIINSKVKSIEIIQGKTQDATMGDIVEFTAEVSVTGLYDGEIDWEILSPVENGTDISSISASGVTADGVTTVTSEMTLTIAADETAYKIKIAFKSLEEDVSDTAIITIGANKPTIEVTGVTLSAQTTTVQKGGSVALTVEVEVEGNVDEEDIDVIWEIIGDAAEGTVLIDKSRTGAVLTIAKDEAEDEIEVKASSKDDPDKFDIVTIAVKKVKSVVISPNPATAEKGGTLKFEAIVSVSGEADQAVTWKKSGGLGTTNINNSGLLTVSSGETASEIKIIATSNFDNEKADTVTVVIRAKAVESVSVTANMASVDRGSKLQFTATVLPDNAPQTLIWTVTGATASSIDENGLLTVSENETANTISVVATATDGSQKFDAFIVTVNKPIAISGAAKGRGDFGILLYNAVVSEKAEFEVLTPEPADVSVAIIDNQGNVLFVEKGGTQKTDGVNSLKVEWKLNNENGRGVASGTYIIQATAKNGGKNYRYAVPVGVKR from the coding sequence ATGAAAAAATTATATCGTTATTTATCAATGTCTTTGATTCTTTTTATTCTGGCTTTGCCGGAAGATGTGGCGGCGGCTGTTGATTGTAGCGAAATTGTAGAGTGGAAAGATGCGTGCCATAATCCTGGTACTCAGGTCAAGCATAAAGATAAAGTGTACCAAAACAATTTGAGTGGTCAAATATGCTTTGGCGAACCAGGAGTTAGCGCCAATTGGACATACGTCGCTGATTGCCTGCCGCCAATTAACGTAACTGCCATTTCGGTATCGCCAAGCGGCGAAGTTTTCGCGGCAAGGGGGGGGGCGTCCGTGCAATTCAACGCAAACGTTACGGTTAGCCCAAACGAAGAACAATACAAAGCGGTCGATTGGAGCGTTACGGGTTCTAATCCGTCCGGAGCCAGCAGTATAACAAACGGCGGCGTATTGACCGTCGGCGCAGACGAAACCGCAACATCCTTAACGGTAAAAGCGACTTCCAAAGAAAACAATACGAAATCGGCGACCGTAACCGTATCCGTCGTCGATATGAGTATAACGAGCGTAAGCGTTGACCCATCAACAATAGAATTGGAAAGAGGAGGAGACGCTTACAAGTTTAGCGCAATCGTAGTCCAAATGTACGGTGCGCCCGAAACGGTTACTTGGACTATCGAAGGCAATAACAGCTTGGAAACAAGTATAGACGGCGACGGCTATTTGTCAATCGACATTTCAGAGTCCGCAAACGAAATAACGGTTATCGCGACATCGACATTTGACGGTTTAAAATTTGGAACGGCGACGGTAAGCGTAGTGAACGTAGGAACGCCAGCCGTAACAAAAGTTGAAATAAGCCCTAAAACCGTTACGATTCCAAACGGCGGACAGCGGCAATTTGACGCGGTTTTGTCCAAAGTATATGACGACGGCGATTTGGACGGAGTTATTTGGAGCATATCGAACGCCACTCCGGTTTACGCCGCAGGAACATATATCGACGAGAATGACGGAACTTTATACGTTGACTTCGAAGAAACCGCGACGACGATAAAAGTTATAGCGACGTCGATTTTTGACGCAACACAAAAAGACGAAGCGACGGTAAACGTAGTCGGAGTTATAACCGGCGTAACAATCTCGCCGAAAACAGCAAGCGTAAAATCGGAAAAAAGTTTGAATTTTACGGTAGAAGTCGGTAAGAGCGGATTGTTCACCGGAGACGTAATATGGGGAATCGACGGTAACAGTTCCGCTTCGACGATGTTGAGCAATCAATCAAATACCGGTGCGACATTAACCGTAGGACCGGCTTCGTCCGAATCGGCTTCGCAGATTAATGTCTGGGTAAAATCTACGGAAGACGGCGATAAGTCCGATATGTCGGTAATAACGATTCAGAGATTGTTTAATTGTGCAATTATAACTTCTTTCCCAATAGATTGGTGGTTTGATTTAAAAGCCGGAGATATATACAAAGCCGATGACAAGGTTTATAAAGTAAAAAATAATGGTGGCGTATCAGGTAAAAACGATGGAAAAGTTGAGACTATAAGTAATTGGCAAAATTATTTTGAGTTTATCGGAGAATGCGCTCCGACTATCACCGTAACTTCGGTATCAGTATCGCCGTCTTCGGCAAGCGCGGCAAAAAGCAAAACACTACAATTTACGGCAAGCGTAGCGGTAAATCCTAACGACAACGAATACAAAAGCGTTACATGGAGCGTAAGCGGAAAAACGTCGGCTCAGACAGAGATAAATTCAAGCGGACTTTTGACCGTCGGCGCAGACGAAACCGCGACGTCCTTAACGGTAACGGCGACATCCAAAGAAAATACCGCTATAAAAGGTTCGGCGACCGTCAATATTATCGAAGGAGAGGTAACTTCTATTATTATTTCCCCCGATGAAATATCGCTTGACAGATTTAACAAAATCGGCGACGGCGATACGAAGACGTTTACGGCAAGCGTCATCGTCGATCCGATAACGGCGAATAACGGAGTGATTTGGGCCGTTCTTAACAGCGCAAAGAGTTCTATCGCCCCTAACGGCGTATTTACTCTTGCCCAAGACGAAGAAGAAAATGAAATAATTATAGAAGCGACGGCGATAGCCGACCCGTCTGAAAAAGCGCAAGCGATCGTCACTAATTCCAAAATCAAAACGCTGTCTATCGAACCGCTTTATCAGGAAATAGCGACAAACGCCGAAACGGTTAATTTTGATTTAAACGTCCAAACTACCGGATTATATACGGGTGCGGTAACGTGGAATATCATAAGTTCGGTGAAAACGGGTACCGTTTTGACGCCGACCGCCAACGGCGCAGAATTGAAAATAGCGGCGGACGAGACGGCGGTTTCGATAGAAGTCGAAGCGAGATCTATCGAAGATACGGATAAATCGTACATAGCGAAGGTAGTGATTACGGGAAATACACCGACGGTAAACGACGTAACCATAGAAGCCAATGACGGCTATATTGTCGAAAAAGGTAAAAACTTGGCTTTGGACGTTACGGTGGACGGAGTGAATATCGAAGGCGACGACGTCATATGGAAAATAACCACCCAAGGTCATGCCGACGGGACTTCCGTATCAGGCGATAAAGACGGCGCGATACTGACCGTCGCGGCAAACGAAACTATAAGGACAATAAAAGTCAAGGCGTCGTCGAAAGAATTCCCCGAAAAAAGCGACGAAGTAACTATAACCGTTAAAGCGGTATGGGGCGTAACGGTTTCATCGACGCCGTCAAGCGTCACGTCGGTAGAAAGAGGCAAGTCTCAGCGGTTCTCTGAATCCGTGGACGCCACAGGCGAAGCGTCACAAGAAGTTTTATGGAGTATTGAAGGAAGTACAAACGCCGCGACTACCATATCAATTGACGGATTATTGCAGGTAGCGGCGGACGAAACGGCGGTTTCGATAAAAGTGACGGCGACATCAAAATTTGACCCGACTATATCGGGTGAAGCGACCGTTACTATCGCCAAGCCTGATGTCGAATCCGTCAAAATTTTACCCAACGACGACTTCTGCATAAAAGGTCAAACTCTTTCTTTCACGACAGAAGTTTTGCCGGCGGCGGCAGATCAAGGGATAGAGTGGAGTATTATAGGAAAGGAATCGGCGGCGACGACGATAAACGACGGAGTGTTGAGCGTGGGAGCGGATGAAACGGCAAATGAAATTACCGTCGTAGCAAAATCCAGCGTCAACGCCAGAGAAGACAGAGTGAAGATTAATATCATAAACGGAGTGGTTACTAAATTTGAGATTCAAGATAAGGAAATAACCTTAATTAAAAATCAAACGCATCAATTCTCGGTGGATATCGAAGTAGAACCGGTAAGCGGAACGGGAGTCGATTGGGCGATTATCTCAAATAATTCAAACAGTACGATAAGCGAGGACGGTTTATTTACGCTGGCTCAAAACGAAGAATTAGACACGATAGAGATAGAGGCGGCGTCGAAAATCGACCCGAGTAAAAAAGACAGGGCGATAATTATTAATTCCAAGGTAAAATCGATTGAAATTATCCAAGGAAAAACTCAAGACGCCACAATGGGAGACATTGTGGAATTTACCGCCGAAGTGAGCGTAACGGGATTATACGACGGCGAGATTGACTGGGAAATCTTAAGTCCGGTAGAAAACGGAACGGATATTTCGTCTATAAGCGCAAGCGGTGTAACCGCCGACGGCGTAACGACCGTAACAAGCGAGATGACGCTTACAATCGCGGCGGACGAAACGGCGTATAAAATCAAAATCGCTTTCAAATCGCTTGAAGAAGACGTGTCGGATACGGCGATTATTACCATCGGCGCAAATAAGCCGACGATTGAAGTAACAGGCGTAACCTTATCCGCCCAAACGACGACCGTCCAAAAAGGCGGTTCGGTCGCTCTTACGGTCGAAGTCGAAGTTGAGGGAAATGTCGATGAAGAAGATATCGACGTAATATGGGAAATTATCGGCGACGCCGCAGAAGGAACGGTTTTAATCGATAAATCAAGAACGGGCGCCGTTCTGACGATTGCCAAAGACGAAGCGGAAGACGAAATCGAAGTTAAGGCGAGTTCAAAAGACGACCCTGACAAATTCGATATCGTAACTATAGCCGTCAAGAAAGTAAAGAGCGTCGTTATTTCTCCAAATCCGGCAACCGCCGAAAAAGGCGGAACGCTTAAATTTGAAGCGATAGTATCCGTTTCCGGCGAAGCGGATCAAGCGGTAACTTGGAAGAAAAGCGGCGGATTAGGCACGACGAATATAAACAACAGCGGATTGTTGACGGTTTCGTCCGGAGAAACGGCAAGCGAGATTAAGATTATAGCGACATCGAATTTCGACAACGAAAAAGCCGATACGGTAACAGTCGTTATCAGAGCGAAAGCGGTTGAGTCCGTCAGCGTTACGGCGAATATGGCAAGCGTCGATAGAGGAAGCAAACTGCAATTTACGGCGACGGTTCTTCCCGACAACGCACCTCAGACGCTTATCTGGACAGTTACGGGCGCAACGGCGTCGTCCATAGACGAAAACGGACTGTTGACGGTATCGGAAAACGAAACCGCTAATACTATCAGCGTAGTCGCGACGGCTACGGACGGCAGTCAGAAGTTTGACGCTTTCATAGTAACCGTAAATAAGCCGATTGCGATTTCGGGAGCGGCGAAAGGACGCGGCGATTTTGGAATACTGCTGTATAACGCCGTGGTAAGCGAAAAAGCGGAATTTGAAGTGTTGACTCCGGAACCTGCAGACGTATCGGTCGCAATTATCGACAATCAGGGTAACGTACTGTTCGTCGAAAAAGGCGGAACGCAAAAAACAGACGGCGTAAACTCGTTGAAAGTCGAATGGAAGCTTAATAATGAGAACGGACGCGGTGTCGCAAGCGGAACGTATATTATTCAAGCGACCGCGAAAAACGGAGGCAAGAATTATCGCTATGCCGTTCCGGTCGGCGTGAAGAGATGA